The Rhodothermales bacterium genome includes a window with the following:
- the panC gene encoding pantoate--beta-alanine ligase, translating to MEVIATVPEMQRRADTQRAAGRRLALVPTMGALHEGHLSLVRKAREVADDVAVSIYVNPTQFVAGEDLDKYPRPVDEDLLKLRASGADAVFLPADRAMYPDPTHGQLTWVTTDHLGRHLCGRYRDGHFRGVTTVVTKLVNACRPHVALFGLKDAQQFVILKRMFFDLNTGVDILGVPTYREADGLAASSRNIYLSPAERAQAPILHRAIQEAEAAIQAGAADAAAVREVLASRIAEAPDARVQYAEIVDTDALQPVETIARGQEVLVAVAVFFGKTRLIDNAFIVAQG from the coding sequence ATGGAAGTGATCGCCACCGTGCCGGAAATGCAGCGCAGGGCGGATACCCAACGGGCCGCCGGCCGCCGGCTTGCGCTTGTGCCCACCATGGGCGCCCTCCACGAGGGGCACCTCTCGCTCGTCCGGAAAGCCCGCGAGGTGGCGGACGACGTGGCGGTGTCGATCTACGTCAATCCCACCCAGTTTGTCGCGGGGGAGGACCTGGACAAATACCCCCGCCCGGTCGATGAAGACCTCCTCAAACTTCGCGCGTCGGGCGCGGACGCGGTATTCCTGCCGGCGGACCGTGCGATGTACCCCGACCCCACGCACGGGCAACTCACCTGGGTGACGACCGACCACCTCGGCCGTCACCTCTGCGGCCGCTACCGCGACGGCCATTTTCGGGGGGTGACAACGGTGGTGACCAAGTTGGTCAATGCCTGCCGGCCGCACGTGGCGCTCTTCGGCCTCAAGGACGCCCAGCAGTTTGTCATCCTGAAGCGAATGTTCTTCGATCTGAATACCGGCGTCGACATCCTGGGCGTACCCACCTACCGCGAGGCCGACGGGCTGGCGGCTTCGTCGCGCAACATCTACCTCTCGCCGGCCGAACGCGCCCAGGCGCCTATCCTCCATCGGGCGATTCAGGAAGCCGAGGCGGCGATTCAGGCCGGCGCCGCGGATGCCGCGGCCGTGCGCGAGGTGCTCGCCAGCCGGATCGCTGAAGCCCCCGATGCGCGGGTGCAATACGCCGAAATCGTCGACACTGACGCGCTACAGCCTGTGGAAACGATCGCTCGAGGGCAGGAAGTGCTGGTGGCTGTGGCTGTGTTTTTTGGTAAAACGCGGTTGATCGACAACGCCTTCATTGTCGCACAGGGCTGA
- a CDS encoding PhoH family protein, with the protein MTEKKLIIDRVEPLLLYGFNDTHLRKIEAAFPSTQITARGNQVMMRGATSDVDHVERVLNELVLVLNRNKQLTDNDVETVLAVSTSGGSSLPADTLAEDVVLFTPNGGVVKAKTANQRKLVAVARDNDLVFAVGPAGTGKTYTAVALAVAALKTRQVKRIVLCRPAVEAGERLGFLPGDFRDKVDPYLRPLYDALEDMLSHDKLANYLEQHIVEIVPLAYMRGRTLNSAFVILDEAQNATRQQMKMFLTRLGANSRAIITGDVTQTDLPSLEQSGLVQAQRILEGVDGIAFVHFNRTDVLRHRLVKDIIDAYERHAETQPVPPNGRH; encoded by the coding sequence TTGACTGAAAAAAAACTGATTATCGACCGTGTCGAGCCGTTGTTGCTGTACGGCTTCAACGACACCCACCTGAGAAAGATTGAAGCGGCCTTTCCCAGCACCCAAATTACCGCGCGGGGCAACCAGGTGATGATGCGCGGTGCTACGAGCGATGTAGACCATGTCGAGCGTGTTTTGAACGAACTCGTTCTCGTGCTGAACAGGAACAAGCAACTCACTGACAACGATGTCGAGACCGTTCTGGCTGTGTCTACAAGCGGGGGGTCCTCCCTGCCGGCGGACACGCTCGCCGAGGATGTCGTGCTCTTTACGCCAAACGGCGGCGTAGTCAAAGCCAAGACCGCGAATCAGCGCAAGCTGGTGGCTGTGGCGCGGGACAACGACCTTGTGTTTGCCGTCGGGCCTGCCGGCACGGGTAAGACCTATACGGCCGTCGCCCTCGCCGTCGCGGCGCTCAAGACGCGTCAGGTGAAACGCATCGTGTTATGCCGGCCTGCCGTCGAAGCCGGCGAACGCCTCGGCTTCCTGCCCGGCGATTTCCGGGACAAGGTGGATCCTTACCTCCGCCCTCTGTACGACGCCCTCGAGGATATGCTCTCGCACGACAAGCTCGCCAATTACTTGGAGCAACACATCGTCGAGATCGTGCCGCTGGCGTACATGCGCGGGCGCACCCTCAACTCGGCATTTGTGATCCTGGATGAGGCACAAAACGCCACGCGTCAGCAGATGAAGATGTTTCTGACGCGGCTGGGCGCCAACAGCCGGGCGATCATCACGGGGGATGTGACGCAGACCGATCTGCCCAGCCTGGAACAGAGCGGACTTGTCCAGGCCCAGCGTATCCTGGAAGGAGTCGATGGCATCGCGTTCGTCCACTTCAATCGGACGGATGTCCTTCGCCATCGTCTCGTGAAGGACATCATCGACGCCTACGAGCGCCACGCGGAAACACAGCCTGTGCCGCCAAACGGCAGGCATTGA
- a CDS encoding WG repeat-containing protein, with product MQGYSFMPSIPFCRLLVLIASLFSIPDVAAQALYPARIGDAYGFINASGDVVIQPRYDLASDFQDGRAPVQLGGFWGFIDTEGQIVVETMYEKVFPYSEGFARVSSRGQWLFIDEAGEPLTKQRYLANLDFSDGVAPILRKRKAKPQWGYLGVDGVERIIPRFQSALSYSEGLAPVEERRQVVFVKTGSRWGYIDTAGVYVIEPRFDAAKAFSEGLGLVHVDGSYAFIDRSGAILFTAPYGQVFSYVGGFSRVYQEGLWGFLDKQGELAVDVQFDFANDFSEGLALVRYGNLWGFIGPDGVYAIQPRFSRAWSFVSGLARVQIEGETAYIDKTGVVVWPK from the coding sequence ATGCAGGGTTATTCGTTCATGCCGTCGATCCCGTTCTGCCGGCTTCTTGTGTTGATCGCCAGCCTCTTCTCCATTCCCGATGTCGCCGCGCAGGCGCTATATCCAGCCCGCATAGGGGACGCGTACGGCTTCATCAACGCGTCAGGCGATGTGGTCATCCAGCCGAGATACGATCTGGCGAGCGATTTTCAGGATGGCCGGGCGCCCGTCCAGCTGGGCGGCTTCTGGGGGTTTATCGATACAGAAGGGCAGATCGTCGTCGAGACCATGTACGAAAAGGTGTTTCCGTACTCGGAAGGATTCGCACGGGTGTCGAGCCGCGGTCAGTGGCTCTTTATCGATGAGGCCGGCGAACCCCTTACAAAGCAGAGGTACCTGGCGAACCTCGATTTCTCCGATGGCGTCGCGCCGATCCTTCGCAAGCGGAAGGCCAAGCCCCAGTGGGGATACCTCGGGGTGGATGGGGTTGAACGCATCATTCCCCGATTCCAGAGCGCGCTGAGTTATTCGGAAGGGCTGGCGCCGGTCGAAGAACGCCGGCAGGTGGTATTCGTGAAAACCGGTTCGCGCTGGGGGTATATCGATACGGCCGGAGTCTACGTCATCGAGCCGCGCTTCGACGCGGCGAAGGCTTTCTCGGAAGGCCTGGGCCTGGTGCACGTCGATGGAAGTTATGCCTTTATCGATCGCAGCGGGGCCATCCTGTTTACAGCGCCGTACGGCCAGGTGTTTAGCTACGTCGGCGGATTCTCGCGTGTCTACCAGGAAGGTCTGTGGGGCTTCCTGGACAAACAAGGCGAGCTGGCAGTGGACGTACAGTTCGATTTCGCCAACGACTTCTCGGAAGGCCTCGCGCTGGTCCGCTACGGCAACCTGTGGGGCTTCATCGGGCCGGATGGCGTCTACGCCATCCAGCCCCGCTTCAGCCGGGCCTGGAGCTTCGTCAGCGGCCTGGCCCGAGTACAGATCGAAGGGGAAACCGCCTACATCGACAAAACCGGCGTCGTGGTCTGGCCGAAATGA